One uncultured Flavobacterium sp. DNA segment encodes these proteins:
- the kduI gene encoding 5-dehydro-4-deoxy-D-glucuronate isomerase gives MNSNFESRFAVSPNEAKQMNTETLRKNFLIETLFSADQVNLTLSHFDRFIVGGAMPVNQKLAMPNPENLKAKYFLERREIGVINVGGKGIVIADDERFEIGYKEALYLGKGIKEVFFESADSNNPAKFYLNSAPAHCAYPSKKITKADAEVVELGSLETANHRIINKLIVNSVVHTCQVQMGMTELKIGSVWNTMPAHTHDRRMEAYFYFEIPENQSVCHFMGEPQETRHIWMQDEQAVISPNWSIHSGAGTSNYTFIWGMAGENLDYEDMDHCAINDLK, from the coding sequence ATGAACTCTAATTTCGAAAGCCGTTTTGCAGTCAGTCCAAATGAAGCAAAACAAATGAATACTGAAACATTACGCAAGAATTTTTTAATAGAAACCCTTTTTAGTGCCGATCAGGTTAATCTCACCTTGTCACATTTTGACAGATTTATAGTTGGTGGAGCAATGCCGGTAAACCAAAAGTTAGCAATGCCTAATCCTGAGAATTTAAAAGCCAAATATTTTTTAGAAAGAAGAGAAATAGGTGTTATAAATGTAGGCGGTAAAGGAATTGTAATCGCAGATGACGAACGATTTGAAATTGGATACAAAGAAGCCTTGTATCTTGGAAAAGGAATTAAAGAAGTTTTTTTTGAATCGGCAGATAGTAACAATCCTGCTAAATTCTATTTAAATTCTGCCCCTGCCCATTGTGCTTATCCATCAAAAAAAATAACAAAAGCTGATGCAGAAGTTGTTGAACTAGGATCATTAGAAACAGCCAATCATCGTATCATTAACAAATTAATTGTCAACAGCGTTGTACACACTTGTCAGGTTCAAATGGGAATGACAGAACTAAAAATTGGCAGTGTATGGAACACCATGCCGGCTCACACCCACGACAGACGCATGGAAGCCTATTTCTATTTTGAGATTCCGGAGAATCAAAGTGTTTGTCATTTTATGGGAGAACCACAAGAAACGAGACACATCTGGATGCAGGATGAGCAAGCCGTAATCTCTCCAAATTGGTCTATCCATTCCGGAGCGGGAACCTCTAACTATACTTTTATTTGGGGTATGGCAGGCGAAAATTTAGATTACGAAGATATGGATCACTGTGCAATTAACGACTTAAAGTAA
- a CDS encoding gluconate 5-dehydrogenase, which produces MSINLFDLTGKTALVTGAVHGLGMAMAKGLGHAGAKIVVNDRSSTEAVANAVAEYKAEGIEAYGYIFDVTDEVAVIENIKKIEAEVGPIDILINNAGIIKRTPIIEMEVEDFAAVINVDLISPFIVSKNVAKGMIQRGGGKIINICSMMSELGRDSVSAYAAAKGGLKMLTKNMATEWAKFNIQTNGIGPGYFATSQTAPIRVDGHPFNEFIISRTPAARWGDPEDLQGAAIFLSSKASDFVNGHILYVDGGILATIGKPSNED; this is translated from the coding sequence ATGTCAATAAACTTATTTGATTTAACTGGAAAAACAGCACTTGTTACAGGCGCAGTACATGGACTGGGAATGGCGATGGCTAAAGGACTTGGGCATGCAGGTGCCAAAATTGTAGTAAATGACCGTTCATCAACAGAGGCGGTTGCCAATGCTGTTGCAGAATATAAAGCGGAAGGAATTGAAGCCTATGGATATATATTTGATGTCACCGATGAAGTTGCCGTAATTGAAAACATAAAAAAAATCGAAGCCGAAGTTGGACCAATCGATATTCTAATTAACAACGCCGGAATTATAAAAAGAACTCCAATTATCGAAATGGAAGTAGAAGATTTTGCAGCGGTAATTAACGTAGATCTTATCAGTCCTTTTATTGTTTCAAAAAATGTTGCCAAAGGAATGATTCAGCGTGGCGGAGGAAAAATAATAAACATTTGCTCTATGATGAGCGAACTGGGCAGAGATTCTGTAAGTGCTTATGCTGCTGCAAAAGGAGGCTTAAAAATGCTAACCAAAAATATGGCTACAGAATGGGCTAAATTCAACATTCAGACCAATGGAATTGGTCCAGGATATTTTGCCACAAGCCAAACAGCACCTATTAGAGTAGATGGGCATCCATTCAATGAGTTCATTATCAGCAGAACTCCTGCAGCTCGTTGGGGTGATCCTGAAGATTTACAAGGTGCGGCAATCTTCTTGTCTTCAAAAGCCAGTGATTTTGTAAATGGACATATCCTTTATGTTGACGGAGGAATACTTGCTACAATTGGAAAACCATCAAATGAAGATTAA
- a CDS encoding sulfatase encodes MKTMIKRSIMVFGVLIIGTLTNAQTAIKQKTQPNLLIIIADQWRGQAVGFEGKEPVKTPQLDKFAKESLVLEQMVGNFPVCSPARAMLMTGQYPIKNHVYSNVNSKTAPDGVELQKDAVCWSDILKANGYSNGYIGKWHLDSPYKPYVPTSNNIGDVAWNEWTSPDRRHGFDYWYAYGTYDIHNKPMYWDTNATRDNFQYVNQWGPIHEADKALAYLKNEDGKLRKTGAPFSLVVSMNPPHSEYQLVPQNYYDLYKDVPLESLIKDPNIPAAGTKSGDEYRKDVRYYYANITGVDEQIGRIIQGLKDQKLDDNTIVLIMSDHGNCLGKHDETSKNNIYEESLRIPFIVYWKGHILPRKDNQFLGSIPDIYPTLLDLMGLKSKTPKELDGKSYAQYYLNGTGAKPTEQFILGAILSNNAKINSGFRGIRTADYKFAYVRKKEKAEFVLFDLKADPFEMHNIYNPNHEMVIKLKPVLNQWLQKTGDKFILAER; translated from the coding sequence ATGAAAACTATGATTAAACGATCCATAATGGTTTTCGGAGTACTAATAATTGGTACTTTAACCAATGCTCAAACTGCAATTAAACAAAAAACGCAGCCGAATTTACTTATTATCATCGCTGATCAATGGCGTGGACAAGCTGTTGGTTTTGAAGGGAAAGAACCTGTAAAAACACCTCAATTGGACAAATTTGCCAAAGAGAGTCTGGTTCTCGAACAAATGGTAGGTAATTTTCCTGTGTGTTCCCCGGCAAGAGCCATGCTTATGACAGGACAATACCCAATTAAAAATCATGTTTACAGCAATGTCAATTCAAAGACAGCCCCAGATGGTGTAGAATTACAAAAAGATGCAGTTTGCTGGTCTGATATTTTAAAAGCCAATGGATATTCTAATGGTTACATTGGAAAATGGCACCTGGATTCTCCATACAAACCTTATGTTCCCACTTCAAACAATATTGGAGATGTGGCATGGAACGAATGGACTTCACCAGACAGAAGACATGGTTTTGATTATTGGTATGCTTACGGAACATACGATATACACAATAAACCTATGTATTGGGATACGAATGCCACAAGAGATAATTTTCAATACGTAAATCAATGGGGACCTATCCACGAAGCCGATAAAGCTTTGGCTTATTTGAAAAATGAAGACGGAAAACTTCGTAAAACAGGCGCTCCTTTTTCATTGGTTGTTTCGATGAATCCACCGCACTCCGAATATCAATTGGTTCCTCAAAATTATTACGATTTGTACAAAGATGTACCTTTAGAATCGTTGATAAAAGATCCGAACATTCCGGCTGCAGGCACCAAAAGTGGTGATGAATACCGAAAAGATGTTCGTTATTATTATGCGAATATTACCGGAGTTGATGAACAAATTGGTAGAATCATCCAAGGATTAAAAGACCAAAAATTAGATGATAACACCATCGTACTTATCATGTCAGATCACGGAAACTGTTTGGGCAAACATGATGAAACTTCAAAAAATAATATTTATGAAGAGTCATTAAGGATTCCGTTTATCGTGTATTGGAAAGGTCATATTTTGCCTCGCAAAGACAATCAGTTTTTAGGAAGTATTCCGGACATCTACCCTACTCTTTTGGACTTAATGGGACTAAAAAGCAAAACCCCAAAAGAACTCGATGGTAAAAGTTATGCCCAATATTACCTTAATGGCACTGGAGCAAAACCAACTGAACAATTCATCCTTGGAGCAATTTTAAGTAATAATGCAAAAATTAATTCCGGGTTTAGAGGGATTCGCACTGCTGATTACAAATTTGCTTATGTGAGAAAAAAAGAAAAAGCCGAATTTGTTTTGTTTGATTTGAAAGCAGACCCTTTTGAAATGCATAACATTTACAATCCAAACCATGAAATGGTAATAAAGTTAAAGCCTGTTTTAAATCAATGGTTACAAAAAACCGGAGATAAATTTATACTGGCTGAACGATAA
- a CDS encoding bifunctional 4-hydroxy-2-oxoglutarate aldolase/2-dehydro-3-deoxy-phosphogluconate aldolase encodes MNKKENVIKQITESGLLPLYYHEDKEVSIAILRSLYSAGVRILEYTNRGENALINFQVLKTVAQQEMPDLLLGIGTIKTAETAKKFLDAGADFVVSPIVSAEVATIVREQNLAWIPGCLTPTEIHEAELLGATLVKIFPGNLVGPSYIQTIKDIFPNLLFMPTGGVEPEEKNLKSWFGAGVVAVGMGSKLLQTNLINEGNFEAMTDYIEKVNLLIQSYR; translated from the coding sequence ATGAATAAAAAAGAAAACGTCATTAAACAAATCACAGAGTCGGGATTATTGCCTTTATACTACCATGAAGATAAAGAAGTAAGTATAGCAATTTTACGCTCTTTGTATTCAGCCGGAGTTCGCATTTTAGAATATACCAATCGCGGAGAAAATGCCTTAATTAACTTTCAGGTATTAAAAACAGTAGCGCAACAAGAAATGCCTGATTTATTATTAGGTATTGGCACAATAAAAACGGCTGAAACTGCAAAAAAATTCCTGGATGCGGGAGCTGATTTTGTCGTTAGTCCAATTGTTTCTGCTGAAGTAGCCACAATCGTTCGTGAACAAAATCTAGCTTGGATACCTGGTTGTCTAACACCAACTGAAATCCATGAAGCTGAACTTTTGGGAGCCACTTTGGTGAAAATTTTCCCCGGAAACTTGGTAGGACCTTCATATATTCAAACTATAAAAGACATTTTTCCTAATCTCCTGTTTATGCCAACCGGAGGTGTTGAACCTGAAGAAAAAAATCTAAAATCCTGGTTTGGAGCCGGAGTTGTTGCTGTAGGTATGGGAAGCAAATTATTGCAAACCAACTTAATAAATGAAGGCAATTTTGAAGCCATGACAGATTATATAGAGAAAGTCAATCTACTAATTCAATCTTACAGATAA
- a CDS encoding DUF4861 family protein gives MKTIKFFLGSIFMILPLTILAQTKVTVLIQNNSALERKATVVSIPWKTVLSNYPQIDTVNFVVLNATTKKQIPFQLEHRGLASIQNLLVQVDVKAQSSFNLLIQKGKPETFVAKTYCRYVPERKDDFAWENDKIAFRTYGKAIEKSKEDAYGLDVWVKRTDKLVINERYKRNEYHIDHGDGMDYYHVGFSLGAGNMAPYVNDSIYYSANYREWKVLDNGPLRSTFQLTYVAWKAGEINVKATKTISLDAGSQLNRIENIYSFDSEKPLPVVVGIIKRPETGTIALNEQQAIMSYWEPTHAQDGTTGVGTILTTAVSNMMVNKKQILAKTEVKNNVPIIYYAGAAWDKAGKITDAKQWQDYLNNFSQQIKEPLVVTVK, from the coding sequence ATGAAAACTATAAAATTCTTTCTCGGCTCTATTTTTATGATTTTACCCTTAACTATTTTGGCACAGACCAAAGTAACCGTTTTGATCCAAAATAATTCTGCTTTAGAACGAAAAGCAACTGTAGTATCTATTCCCTGGAAAACTGTTCTATCAAATTATCCTCAAATAGATACTGTCAATTTTGTGGTTCTTAATGCCACGACCAAAAAGCAAATTCCTTTTCAGTTAGAACATCGCGGACTTGCTTCAATTCAAAATTTGCTGGTACAAGTTGATGTCAAAGCCCAATCATCATTCAATCTTCTAATACAAAAAGGAAAACCAGAAACTTTCGTTGCTAAAACCTATTGCCGTTATGTACCGGAACGCAAAGACGATTTTGCGTGGGAAAACGACAAAATTGCTTTTCGTACTTACGGTAAAGCAATCGAAAAATCAAAAGAAGATGCCTATGGTTTGGATGTGTGGGTTAAACGTACCGATAAACTCGTAATCAATGAAAGATATAAGCGAAATGAATATCATATAGATCACGGAGATGGAATGGATTATTATCATGTAGGTTTTTCATTGGGCGCAGGTAATATGGCACCTTATGTAAACGATTCTATTTATTATTCGGCAAATTACCGTGAATGGAAAGTTCTTGACAACGGACCTTTACGCAGCACTTTTCAATTAACATACGTTGCCTGGAAGGCAGGTGAAATAAACGTTAAAGCCACAAAAACAATTTCTCTGGACGCTGGTTCTCAGCTTAACAGAATCGAAAACATTTATTCTTTTGACAGCGAAAAACCCTTACCGGTTGTGGTAGGAATAATCAAAAGACCTGAAACCGGTACTATAGCATTAAACGAACAGCAAGCTATTATGAGTTATTGGGAGCCTACTCATGCTCAGGACGGCACAACTGGTGTTGGAACCATATTAACTACAGCTGTAAGCAATATGATGGTGAACAAGAAACAAATTTTAGCCAAAACTGAAGTCAAAAATAATGTTCCAATCATTTATTACGCCGGAGCAGCCTGGGACAAAGCAGGAAAAATTACCGATGCAAAACAATGGCAGGACTATTTAAATAATTTTTCTCAGCAGATAAAAGAGCCTTTAGTTGTAACCGTAAAATAA
- a CDS encoding glycoside hydrolase family 88 protein: protein MKKLILIFLYLSSFGALAQKSKNNAAMKKLISENFQLAEKQYQLLEKNTPLDSMPKTFEKNHNVSSDIYWWCSGFYPGTLLYIYEYTKDPIILSTAKKRLALLEPVKNYTKNHDLGFMMYCSYGNAYRLFKDPAYKEVILQSSKSLSTRYRPNAKVIQSWDVTEGALKKKGFTGPVIIDNMMNLEMLEWSSQNSTDKTFANIAETHANTTIKNHFRPDYSSYHVLDYNLDTGEVLKKVTAQGAADESAWSRGQGWALYGYTMMYRFTKNPTYLKQAQSIAKFILNNLNLPKDKVPYWDFDAPEIPNALRDVSAASVYASALLELGQYTSGKEKKEYISVAETILRSLSTSKYRAALGTNGGYLLMHSVGSIPHNGEIDVPLTYADYYFLEALLRYKKWYL, encoded by the coding sequence ATGAAAAAACTCATTCTTATCTTCTTATACTTATCAAGTTTTGGTGCTTTGGCCCAAAAATCAAAGAACAATGCAGCCATGAAAAAATTAATTTCAGAAAACTTTCAATTGGCAGAAAAACAATATCAACTTTTAGAAAAAAACACTCCTTTGGATTCTATGCCTAAAACATTTGAAAAAAATCATAATGTTAGCAGTGATATTTACTGGTGGTGCAGTGGTTTTTATCCAGGGACGCTATTATACATCTATGAATACACCAAGGATCCAATAATTTTAAGCACTGCAAAAAAACGTCTTGCGCTTTTAGAGCCGGTAAAAAATTATACCAAAAACCATGACTTAGGTTTTATGATGTATTGCAGCTACGGAAATGCTTACCGCCTTTTCAAAGATCCTGCATACAAAGAGGTTATTTTGCAGTCATCAAAATCATTGTCAACTCGTTATCGTCCAAACGCGAAGGTTATTCAATCATGGGATGTGACTGAAGGAGCGTTAAAAAAGAAAGGTTTTACAGGACCGGTAATCATTGATAATATGATGAATCTTGAAATGTTGGAATGGTCTAGTCAAAACAGCACCGATAAAACTTTTGCCAATATTGCAGAAACCCACGCCAACACTACTATCAAAAATCACTTTCGTCCTGATTACAGCAGTTATCACGTACTCGATTACAATCTTGATACAGGAGAAGTGCTTAAAAAAGTTACTGCTCAGGGAGCTGCAGATGAAAGCGCCTGGAGTCGCGGGCAAGGATGGGCTTTATATGGTTATACCATGATGTATCGATTTACTAAAAACCCAACTTATTTAAAACAAGCACAAAGTATTGCTAAATTTATACTGAACAATCTAAATTTACCAAAAGATAAGGTTCCGTATTGGGACTTTGATGCACCAGAAATTCCAAATGCATTGCGAGATGTTTCAGCTGCCTCAGTATATGCATCGGCATTATTGGAACTTGGACAATATACTTCCGGAAAAGAAAAAAAGGAATATATAAGTGTAGCTGAAACTATTTTAAGATCATTATCAACTTCAAAATACAGAGCAGCATTAGGAACAAATGGTGGTTATCTTTTGATGCATAGTGTAGGATCTATTCCTCATAATGGCGAAATAGATGTACCATTAACTTACGCTGATTATTATTTTTTAGAAGCATTATTGCGCTACAAAAAATGGTATTTATAA
- a CDS encoding alpha-L-fucosidase, which translates to MKEKSLTLFFFYDSKVSDYNIVKKTKFARDPIKELAAACKNGGIKLGLYYSLGRDWEDPDLPTN; encoded by the coding sequence ATAAAAGAAAAATCATTAACACTCTTTTTCTTTTATGATTCAAAAGTTAGTGATTATAATATTGTCAAGAAAACAAAATTTGCCCGTGACCCAATCAAAGAATTAGCCGCAGCATGTAAAAATGGGGGTATAAAACTGGGTCTTTACTACTCTTTGGGGAGAGATTGGGAAGATCCAGACCTACCTACCAATTGA
- a CDS encoding DUF4955 domain-containing protein yields MNNYNKIRLQKGLIVILNLLAITSVSAQKESKIFQDYKKNRKVLPDFSYVGYHQGEEGIPNVTNYKVFDVTSFGAKPNDSISDKIAIQKAIEAANNNGSGIVFFPKGRFLVNENDDAPTSIISKKGHIIFRGSGSGSDGTELYMKNMLPPVDPAKMWTVPPLFIFDSGGSDKKIGQVTAAAAIGDFTIKLNTTEDLKEGDWIVLRVLNNDKDFIASELKDNKVEPEWTYLIEKGIDVKVFYQIKKIRNKKLTLYAPISYTVDPKYKWEVSKFANSEEIGIEDIAFVGNWTEKFVHHRSWKDDSGFSMFNFRRSTNSWMKNCRFTNCSSAATIAQSANISVLNCKIDGNAGHQAINSNGSTNVLIANCVDEASQWHSFGSSHGSMNTVIWKCTYPSTTCFESHSSQPRNTLLDNVEGGLLNDRAGGALENMPNHMQGLVLWNYKQTNEPKKDFEFWPPSKVYEWFKIPNPIIVGYTSKGTTFKMEELGQSESFGQSVEPASLYEAQLQLRLKKLPEWIKTL; encoded by the coding sequence ATGAACAATTACAATAAAATACGGCTTCAAAAAGGGTTAATTGTTATTTTGAATTTGTTGGCTATTACGTCAGTTTCTGCTCAAAAAGAATCCAAAATATTTCAGGACTATAAAAAAAACAGGAAAGTTCTGCCTGACTTCTCTTATGTTGGTTATCATCAAGGAGAAGAAGGAATTCCTAATGTTACTAATTATAAAGTTTTTGATGTTACTTCTTTTGGCGCAAAGCCAAATGATAGTATTTCAGATAAAATAGCGATACAAAAAGCCATTGAAGCGGCAAATAATAATGGTTCAGGAATTGTTTTTTTTCCTAAAGGCAGGTTTTTGGTGAATGAAAATGATGATGCCCCTACTTCCATAATTTCAAAAAAGGGGCACATTATTTTCAGAGGAAGCGGCTCTGGTTCAGATGGTACTGAATTATATATGAAAAATATGCTTCCACCGGTTGATCCTGCTAAAATGTGGACTGTTCCGCCATTATTTATTTTTGACAGCGGCGGTTCTGATAAAAAAATAGGACAAGTTACCGCAGCAGCAGCTATTGGTGATTTTACCATAAAATTAAATACAACCGAAGATTTAAAAGAAGGAGATTGGATCGTTTTAAGAGTATTAAACAACGATAAAGACTTTATTGCATCAGAATTAAAAGATAATAAAGTTGAACCTGAATGGACCTATCTAATTGAAAAAGGAATTGATGTCAAAGTTTTCTATCAAATTAAAAAGATAAGAAATAAGAAACTAACCTTGTATGCACCAATCTCTTATACTGTAGACCCGAAATACAAATGGGAAGTTTCTAAATTCGCCAACAGTGAAGAAATTGGAATCGAAGATATTGCATTTGTGGGTAACTGGACAGAAAAATTTGTGCATCACCGTTCGTGGAAAGACGATAGTGGTTTTAGTATGTTTAATTTTAGAAGAAGTACCAATTCATGGATGAAAAATTGTCGCTTTACAAATTGCAGTTCTGCGGCAACAATTGCCCAAAGTGCTAATATATCAGTCTTAAATTGTAAAATTGATGGCAATGCAGGACATCAGGCAATAAATTCTAACGGCTCTACCAATGTACTGATTGCTAATTGTGTAGACGAAGCATCACAATGGCATTCCTTTGGTTCTTCACACGGATCTATGAATACTGTAATTTGGAAATGTACTTATCCGTCTACAACATGTTTTGAATCACATTCCAGCCAGCCGAGAAATACATTGCTTGATAACGTTGAAGGTGGTTTGCTCAATGACCGCGCTGGCGGAGCATTAGAAAACATGCCCAATCATATGCAGGGTTTAGTACTTTGGAATTATAAACAAACCAACGAACCCAAAAAAGATTTCGAGTTTTGGCCTCCATCAAAAGTATATGAATGGTTTAAAATACCTAATCCTATAATTGTGGGTTATACAAGCAAGGGTACAACTTTTAAAATGGAGGAGTTAGGCCAGTCAGAATCTTTTGGTCAATCTGTTGAACCAGCTTCTCTTTATGAAGCTCAATTACAGCTAAGATTAAAAAAATTACCTGAATGGATTAAAACACTTTAA
- a CDS encoding sugar kinase, with protein MGKVLCFGEILLRYSMRENFPHQQDMSAYIGGAESNVALALAKWNIPIAYCTALPDNFLSNTILEYYTKMGVDTSSVIKSGERIGSYYLNQGSDVKNAGVIYDRKYSSFSELKPSTINWEKTFKGVSWFHFTAISPALNADIAKLCEEALIVASKKGITISLDLNFREKLWKYGLEPIAVIPKLATYAHVIMGNIWAAEKMLGISITQELITFGSDSDLVEQAKNTSKEISTKYPNCHTIANTFRFNEFEGVKYFTTLYQKDNIYKSETLFAAKTVDKVGTGDCFMAGLIYGILQKNKPQKVVEFATRAAYQKLFIMGDATTSSVEEIEQLIHQNE; from the coding sequence ATGGGAAAAGTACTTTGTTTTGGAGAAATACTTTTGAGATATAGCATGAGAGAAAATTTTCCTCATCAACAGGATATGAGCGCTTACATTGGAGGTGCAGAAAGCAATGTAGCTTTGGCTTTAGCCAAATGGAATATACCTATAGCCTACTGCACCGCCTTACCCGACAACTTTTTATCGAATACAATTTTGGAGTATTATACCAAAATGGGTGTAGATACAAGTTCTGTCATTAAATCCGGAGAAAGAATCGGATCCTACTATTTGAATCAAGGTTCTGATGTAAAAAATGCTGGTGTGATATATGACCGGAAATATTCTTCATTTTCAGAATTAAAACCCTCCACCATCAATTGGGAAAAAACTTTTAAAGGTGTGTCATGGTTTCATTTTACCGCCATATCGCCTGCGTTAAATGCTGACATTGCAAAACTTTGCGAAGAAGCTTTGATTGTAGCTTCCAAAAAAGGAATAACAATTTCTTTGGATTTGAATTTCAGGGAAAAACTCTGGAAATATGGGCTTGAGCCTATAGCAGTAATTCCTAAACTGGCAACTTATGCCCATGTTATAATGGGGAATATCTGGGCCGCCGAAAAGATGTTAGGCATCTCAATAACTCAAGAATTAATAACTTTCGGAAGCGACTCTGATTTAGTAGAACAAGCCAAAAACACTTCAAAGGAAATTTCGACAAAATATCCTAATTGTCACACCATTGCTAATACTTTTCGTTTTAATGAATTTGAAGGTGTGAAATATTTTACGACTTTATATCAAAAAGACAATATATATAAAAGTGAAACTTTGTTTGCAGCAAAAACGGTAGATAAAGTGGGAACAGGTGATTGTTTTATGGCAGGGCTTATTTATGGAATATTGCAAAAAAACAAACCACAAAAAGTAGTTGAATTTGCGACAAGAGCAGCCTACCAAAAATTATTTATAATGGGCGACGCCACTACATCCAGCGTAGAAGAAATCGAACAATTAATACATCAAAATGAATAA